From Arachis hypogaea cultivar Tifrunner chromosome 3, arahy.Tifrunner.gnm2.J5K5, whole genome shotgun sequence:
GATTTCATTATTGTGTAATAGAGATTAGAGAGTGACACTCACGTCATTAGGGTTTTCGTCTCTTTCACCATTTTGGGAATGGCGGTGAAGAAACCGAAATCAACAACAATAGTTCAACAATGCCAGTAGAAAGGCATCGGAATCAAGAATTGTTGCTTCAAGATTCATGAAAAAGATTCAAGGTTGAAGAAGGAACCACGAGAGGTGCTGCTGTTGAAGGAAGTTTAGCATGTTCAAATCATGAATGTTAAAACAAGGGTAACACTCTTGTTATTTTCTCAAGTTTAGAATTATTTAATCATGAAAAAGTTTGTTGTTACTCTTTTCCTATCAAATGAAAAATCAATTATTTTCACAATATTATTGATTTTGACTTTATACCCAACACATAAAAATAGGTTTATGGAGGCAAGTTAAcggttaaataaattattttcacaatattattgattttttttgtttaacattataaaatttatagtactctttttcatattttttttattgtatttatttatttatataataaatattttttatattatttttgttatgttctggttttgtatgtatataaaaaaaattaaattgatattttttttagtaattttttatttaaaaatgattttaagtagtataatccaaacaacatttattttgctataatcaattttaatataaatattgcaaaacataaatcacgttaactcaaacttacttttcattaaaattaattttataaaatcaattttatgcaacaCACACTAAAACTTCTTGTTACTCTCAGTGAAATGCTTATTGTGCCTGCTCCTAAATATATCAGTTTCTGTAATTCTGTGTCTTGGTGTCTTTAAATACTTGTTAATTTTTTGTGACTTAATACTTGTTAAAGTTATTTActataaaaagtttttttttctaaatttagctattatatgtttaaatttaatgttattactaataaacatttttaaatttctattttaataaataaacaataaatatattacaaattttttaattaataattttaatgtgtATCCTTAAAACACATATTAATTACATCTTTTTTGTTTATACAACAATTTAAAATCTTTagtgttttgaaaaaaaaaaaagacatttaacatcttaataaaaatatacacataAAGTAGAATCCTAAAATATATTAATCAATTACATCAATCATTAGATCTAATTCAATTTGTAAATTCACAATTAATTTAATTGTTCGAATATAATtagtataataaaaatataatattttataataaatatttaaatatattaaataatgttaattgatctgatttattttaattgattctgATTTTACTCTAATAATAATGATAGCCATTTTCCTTTAACAAACGTGAGAAAGTGTAAAGCTGCCTAGGCGCCACCGAAAACTGGTCTGTGGTTTCATCCATTCTCATCCTCAGTTCTTCCTTTTCAGAAAGATCGTTcctttctctgctttgttttctctcCCTCCACTACAACACAGCCACTGAACCGGAGGTAAACACACAACTTCTAGTTTTAATGCTTCTTTTGTGCATATAGGTTTTGAAGTTTTGAATTTTCATGGTGGGAATTCTGTTGGAGGTTTGGTTTTTATGTGTTGCATGGATCTGCTTAGCTGGGAGCCTTTGCTTTGTGTTCATTGATGATATTTTTTCTTGCGTGGGTTCTttattgttctattttaatttagttttttatattcTATTTCCTGGAATTTCAAGCTTTTATGTTTAGTTTTGATACATCATGTGTGCAGGTTTTGCAAAGGGAGTATTTGCAAATTTTGTATTCTCTTTGTTTAtcattttagctttttttttgtgtgtgttatATAACACTACTATTAGTGATTAGTTTCTTTATGTCTATTCACTCTATTGGTTGATCGTTTTCACTGTATATTTCTGGTTCTAGGAGAATACGACCACCAAGCATGTGTGGTGTTCCAATTCAAATAGTTTACTATCTATGACTGTGATATGGCTGGTACTTAAGGTTGGGAATATAGTGGGTTGGTATATAACTTGTTATGAGCCGTGATATAGTTTGCTAGGGTCATTGTGTGATCAATATTGAATCACGGCTGAATATTTTAAGCATATTTAAGTATATTTAATGTTTTAAAAGTGGAGGTAAATGCGAGAAAGTCTTCGTGCACATGTGACTATTTGGTAATTATGTGTGGAAAAAGTTTTGTTGTTGTTACATCATATCTGGAAAGGAATACCGGAGGTTTAACAGATAAAAATATGTGGCAGTGTCAATTTTATGCAGTGGTATCATTCTCTGATTCTGCACTGGTTGGAATTTTGAATACGTCCATTATGCTTCCTTCTCTGCTTGACTTTTAGACAAGAAGTTGCAAAAACGTCAAGGTTTCAACTTTCAATTGATATTTTTTTGTGTGTACCTATAAATGAACGGTATGGTGAACAATATTTTTCATCCAACTAACGATTTTTTAATCCATTTATAGGGGTTGGTTTAATTTGCAATGGCTGCGACTTCTCTTTTCTCCTGCTCAATGCATACAGAGATGCTTGCTCCAAAGATATTAAAAGGCTCAGATGTTTTATGCTGTCCAAAATCGAATTTTTTAAGTATGAAGAAGTCATCAAAATTGGAACAAATGAAATCAATCTTGCAAACAGATGGAATTCATTCCAATGCTTTGAAAGTTGAACGTGCACCTTACTTTTCAGTGGGACAAAAATTTCAACTTGATGATGTTATTGAAGCTCAACAGTTTGATAGAGACATTCTAAATGCCATTTTTGAAGTTGCACAAGAGATGGAGAGTATTGAAAAGAATTCTCCTGGTAGCCAAATTTTAAAGGGTTATCTTATGGCCACCTTATTCTATGAGCCCTCTACTAGAACTAGACTTTCATTTGAGTCTGCCATGAAAAGACTCGGTGGAGAGGTTTTAACAACTGAAAATGCAAGAGAATTTTCATCGGCTGCCAAAGGAGAGACACTTGAAGGTCAGTATCTTAGTTTCTGTATTCAAGTTTTTGGTTTGCTTTTCCTATGAAGAGTCTCATGGAGATTTGCTTGCAGATACAATACGAACAGTTGAGGGTTACTCTGATATAATTGTGATGCGGCACTTTGAAAGTGGTGCTGCCAGAAGAGCAGCTGCTACAGCTGGCATTCCAATAATCAATGCAGGGgatggtcctggacagcatcctACCCAGGTATGCATGAAATTTCTGCACCAATATTTGTTGCATCAAGTTATGTTTCCATAGAGAATGTCAAACAGACTGAATTTGATAGAATATTCTGCTGAATGAATCTGATTTAGGCTATCATTCTCAAAGCTAGTTAAAATCTCCATACTATTACATTTGTTAAGGTGCTTATTTTGCATCTACAATAAATGTTCTTAAATAGGTATTAAGAATGATAAATAGTGATCTCAATTTGTTGTCTCTTttaagagaaaaaattaaaagtatccaAATTTTCTACTTTTGGGTCATCTTTATGTAATAAAGAATGCTACCAAATGAAAATATTTACAGAGAACACGATTTTGGTTtcttctattcttggatttttgcTTCTGTCCTCTTTAATATACTATTCAATGATAGTGGAACCACAATGGCTGCAACTCCAGTCACATTTACCATTATTAGATATAGTCGTGTGGGTAACGGTGATATTTCCAGTAACATAATTAGAGGGGCAGGTGCTATTAATTAACTCGTCCATTGGGGTGGGAAATATTGGGAGAAAGTCGGTTTGGAGTGTCATATTCTTGGTCCCTGAGGAGAGATGAATATAATGTGCCCTATTTTTAATGTAGAGGTTGAGATATTAGCTCCGACATTTCTGCAGTGGATCTTAACTTTATGTACTTTCCATATACAAGTGCTTTTCTGCACTTTTTGTGTATGATTGATGGTTCAATAGATTCCCATTTTTCCTTGTTCTATCTTTTTCTTGTTATCTTTGTAAAGCTGGAAAGATTGATGCAAGATCATGTATGTGATAGAATGCGTAATTGAAGTAGCACTTTTATACGAAGTTGCATTCATAGCTTTACTACTTCTCAAACTACTCAGGCACTTTTAGATGTCTACACTATtcaaagagagattgggaagcttGACAGTATAAAAGTTGGGCTTGTGGGAGACCTTGCTAATGGGAGGACAGTTCGTTCATTGGCATACTTGCTTGCCAAGTACAAGGACGTGAAAATCTATTTTGTAGCACCTGATGTGGTTAAAATGAAGGTGACTGTTGAGCATACTAATTCTTCACTCATAATGACAAAATACCATGTTTGAGTCTTTTTGAGATTTCGTAATTTGGTCTGAGTTTATATTTAACTCTGTAGGATGATATAAAAGAGTATTTGACATCAAAGGGAGTGAAGTGGGAAGAAAGCGCTGATTTAATGGAAGTGGCGTCAGAGTGTGATGTGGTTTATCAAACTCGTATTCAAAAAGAACGATTTGGTGAAAGAGTTGACCTTTATGAAGAGGCTAGAGGCAAGTACATTGTGAATAAGGATGTTCTAAAGGTGATGCAGACTCATGCTGTGGTCATGCACCCTCTTCCTAGGCTTGATGAAGTAAGCATGCTTGCTTATATTAAATGTTGTGAGGATGCTCTTTAGGATTTTAAGCAAGCATTGAGTTTACAAAATTTGATTCATGAAATTCGACTTGGTTTCGTGCAGATCACAGTGGATGTTGATGCTGATCCAAGGGCTGCTTACTTTAGGCAGGCCAAAAATGGTCTATATATTCGGATGGCACTTCTGAAACTCTTGCTTGTTGGTTGGTAAACCTGCATATTCATCCTCAAAGTGCATGGAAGAAAGATACTGAAAGATCATTACTTCTTTTGCTTTTGTTTGTATTGTCCTTGCTTAAAACTTTCTCTCTCTGTTTTTTCTATTGTAGTTTCTTATCTCATGAAGTATTGGAATGAGAAAGAGGAGAGCTTCCATTAGGCAAAAGTATTTACATTTCATCTTCTTGACAGCTTACTACTAATTTTACTTTTCATATATCCACTAATCCACTGTATAATTGATTGTCCTCAACTTATTAGTTACTTCAATCATTGcgaaagagaaatattattttaCAGGATGGTATAAAATCTTCTAATAAGCTATAGTACCACTCTAGTTTGTGGCCAAGAAAAGAGGGAAAGGATCAATTATAACACATCTATTACagttattattttaaaatgttcCATAGATGTATTTAGTGtttaaattgtttatttttcataattatgtatttttactctttaAGAGCATCATATACAATATGCTCTAAATGTGGTAGGATAATTGATATTGGAAAGacctatttttcttttaagatacCCTGCATATTAGCTTATCTCCCTACTTCACCCATCTAATTTTGAAACCCTGAAATATTTATTGTAAAATAAAAGACAATAAAAGAAAGCACAAGGTAAAATCTCAAGACTCCCTAATGCATAGTCCTTGTCTCAAGGGGTAAGAAGTTGAGCAATTTGCTTATGATGATGGCTATTGACAATTCTTTCTGTCATCCAACATTGACTAAGGAACTAAGATTGAAAAAAGAATAAAGTTGTATCATCTGTGATGAAGTGATGGATCAGTATGAACAGCATGATCCCTGCACAAACTTGAAAAAGCAACCATGTGAAAAATGAGACGGATACTGAAATGGACAAAGAGGTGGGGTTTGTGAACAATGAGCTTTTTCCCTACATTTGGTTTTAGAATTAGAAACTCATTAGATTCCATATTCAATAATCGCCTATCACTCTTATGTTCATCAATCTTCAATCAAACACTTTTATGTAAGCTATTATGTTCATCACTCTGATAGGGTTGCTTccttagaaaatagaaataatgtaTGTAATAAAGTGTTGTTCATGATTTTTGGTTAGTTAGTTTGATGgcattactaataataataaaggcaAAGGAATGCTCATTTCAGAAGAGGACACTTGCTATGGAATCTAGACAGAGATGAGGTATTAATAGGAGAGTGGTTGACTATGAGAGACAAAAACACATACCCTATCTAATCTTATATTGAAATTCAAGAGTTTTCATATAATGATTTTCATTTTTATGGGCAATTtacgaaaataaaatatttggctTTTAAAATTAAGCAACTTTTACAGTTTGGATACGAAAATGcaattttttacaaatttatgtAAACCGTGGAAGGGGTTCAACGGATTTGAAATACACATAATTGTGGGACCCCTTTCACAATTTACATAAATTTATAGAAAGTTGTATTTTCATATTCAAACTGTAAAAGTTATATTTTCGTAATTTTAAaagtcaaatattttattttcgtaAATTGTCCCATTTTTATTGGTGTGTTCTGTTTGCAACTTGattttaattagttctatttCTACTTTTCTATAACATATAATGTAATGGCTAATCTATCTCATAAGACAATTAAGAATTAACATAGAATGTCGTATttggccaaaaaaaaaaaatccctcgACTAACTGGTGCATTTGTTATTAATAACTTAAACTTCATACAAATCAAGTTGGGTTGGTATAGTAGTTAGCTTACTAGTTTGCTTAAGTAATTATCagggttttgaatcctgccttgtgcatgcagcaacccatttaCCAGCGATAAACCCTTAAATGAAGCTTTGATCCACGACAAATTAATTATTGAGCTGCCGAGCAAGGAGATAccgcgaaaaaaaaaaaaaaagaataaaaaacttcATGCATGGCTTGTGCTTCTTCAACAAATTCAAAGACCACACTTTCTTACTTCGCACGACTGATCAAAAGCATGCACATTTTATGCCTCACCATGCCAAATTTGTGATTAAGTCCGTCTAGCACGTTTAATCATTTAcatatacttttataaaaaaaattttggggcAAAAGAAAAGTTTCAATAATCAATCCAACATGTCTATTCATCAATTTACAATACGATTTTGCTGTTGATACAAT
This genomic window contains:
- the LOC112734616 gene encoding aspartate carbamoyltransferase 3, chloroplastic, translated to MAATSLFSCSMHTEMLAPKILKGSDVLCCPKSNFLSMKKSSKLEQMKSILQTDGIHSNALKVERAPYFSVGQKFQLDDVIEAQQFDRDILNAIFEVAQEMESIEKNSPGSQILKGYLMATLFYEPSTRTRLSFESAMKRLGGEVLTTENAREFSSAAKGETLEDTIRTVEGYSDIIVMRHFESGAARRAAATAGIPIINAGDGPGQHPTQALLDVYTIQREIGKLDSIKVGLVGDLANGRTVRSLAYLLAKYKDVKIYFVAPDVVKMKDDIKEYLTSKGVKWEESADLMEVASECDVVYQTRIQKERFGERVDLYEEARGKYIVNKDVLKVMQTHAVVMHPLPRLDEITVDVDADPRAAYFRQAKNGLYIRMALLKLLLVGW